From Actinoplanes oblitus, a single genomic window includes:
- a CDS encoding LytR C-terminal domain-containing protein — protein sequence MSRPVPDRLRDLEADVRDLRVLPAAAIRARGRRRRRRQLAAVTTAGVVLAAGAGVALAWPRQPATTAGDLPSGDAPVVEVPADREVRCVLMLPDDPAKVRIRVLDGGAPAALIDATADQLRKRRFRVLNGATGSPLSGAASVSYGPAAIGAAVLVRAELHDAATMLFDPSLPDATVEVTLGAGFTRLATTTETNRNLVAIGEPVAPPECSIVVTPSPGG from the coding sequence ATGTCACGTCCCGTGCCTGACCGTCTGCGGGATCTGGAGGCCGACGTCCGCGACCTCCGGGTCCTGCCGGCTGCCGCGATCCGTGCCCGCGGCCGGCGTCGGAGGCGCCGTCAGCTGGCCGCCGTGACGACGGCCGGCGTGGTGCTGGCGGCCGGTGCCGGCGTCGCGTTGGCCTGGCCGCGGCAACCGGCCACGACGGCCGGCGACCTGCCGAGCGGCGACGCGCCGGTCGTCGAGGTGCCGGCCGACCGCGAGGTGCGCTGCGTGCTCATGTTGCCGGACGATCCGGCCAAGGTGCGGATCCGGGTGCTGGACGGCGGAGCGCCGGCCGCACTGATCGACGCCACCGCCGATCAACTGCGGAAACGTCGCTTCAGGGTGCTCAACGGCGCGACCGGGTCCCCCCTGTCGGGTGCGGCTTCGGTGAGCTACGGACCGGCCGCGATCGGGGCGGCCGTCCTGGTGCGGGCGGAGCTGCACGACGCGGCGACCATGCTGTTCGACCCGAGCCTTCCGGACGCGACCGTCGAGGTGACGCTCGGCGCGGGCTTCACGCGTCTCGCCACCACCACCGAGACCAATCGGAACCTGGTGGCCATCGGCGAGCCGGTGGCGCCGCCGGAGTGCTCGATCGTCGTGACGCCCTCGCCGGGCGGCTGA
- a CDS encoding PadR family transcriptional regulator, producing MPDFQINPTAAALLGLLHEGPMTGGQLMAAAERRLGPYWSMTRSQVYRELPVLAEMGYVRLGKPGPRSSQPYAITASGKRAFSRWLTETPGRDALRNPVALRVAFGQQHSEDQLKALYSNANQYHSEALAMAKDQAKEVKKNGDPYGAAALEFAVAYHKAALSWLKTVPSE from the coding sequence ATGCCCGACTTCCAGATCAATCCCACGGCTGCCGCCTTGCTCGGCCTGCTTCACGAGGGGCCGATGACCGGCGGACAGCTCATGGCGGCTGCCGAACGCCGCCTCGGGCCCTACTGGTCGATGACGCGGAGCCAGGTCTACCGCGAATTGCCCGTACTGGCCGAAATGGGGTATGTGCGCCTCGGCAAGCCGGGCCCTCGTTCCAGTCAGCCCTACGCGATCACCGCCTCCGGCAAGCGAGCCTTCAGTCGCTGGCTCACCGAGACGCCCGGCCGTGACGCGCTGCGCAATCCGGTCGCGCTGCGGGTGGCCTTCGGTCAGCAGCACAGCGAGGACCAGCTGAAGGCGCTCTACAGCAATGCCAACCAGTACCACTCGGAGGCACTGGCGATGGCGAAGGACCAGGCCAAAGAGGTGAAGAAGAACGGTGACCCGTACGGCGCGGCCGCTCTGGAGTTCGCGGTCGCCTATCACAAGGCGGCGCTCAGCTGGTTGAAGACCGTTCCGTCCGAATGA
- the pruA gene encoding L-glutamate gamma-semialdehyde dehydrogenase — MDAQFTVPTPRNEPVRTYAPDSPERAALAARIAELREARPELTMTIGGRQRMADGPAIEVVQPHRRHQVLGVTGNASRADAAAAVEAAKRAAPGWRELPFSERAAIFLRAAELLSAGWRDTLNAATVLGQSKSCYQAEIDAACELIDFLRFNVHFGERLLTEQPESAPGVWNRFDHRPLEGFVYAITPFNFTAIAGNLPSAPALMGNTVIWKPSPTQQFAAHFTMRLFEAAGLPPGVINMVTGDGLALSEVALTDPDLAGIHFTGSTATFRKLWRTVGENIERYRSYPRLVGETGGKDFVVAHPSADPDALFAALVRGAYEYQGQKCSAASRAYVPRGLWEAGLRDRLAAAVASIRYGDVTDLSVFGGAVIDDRSFARLAAALDRIKNSASCTVLAGGTADDTEGWFVAPTLVECTDPTHEVFTTEYFGPILAVHVYPDEDFRAVVEQADGAAPYALTGSIFATDREVVAWAQRALRFTAGNFYINDKPTGAVVGQQPFGGARGSGTNDKAGSILNLHRWVSPRTIKEAFDAPGVWEYPHMG; from the coding sequence ATGGATGCGCAGTTCACCGTGCCCACCCCCCGGAACGAGCCGGTCCGCACCTATGCCCCGGACAGTCCGGAACGCGCCGCGCTGGCCGCCCGGATCGCCGAGCTGCGGGAAGCGCGACCGGAACTGACCATGACGATCGGCGGCCGGCAGCGGATGGCCGACGGCCCGGCGATCGAGGTGGTGCAGCCGCACCGGCGGCACCAGGTGCTCGGGGTGACGGGTAACGCGTCGCGGGCCGACGCGGCGGCCGCTGTGGAGGCGGCCAAGCGGGCCGCGCCGGGCTGGCGCGAGCTGCCGTTCAGCGAGCGGGCGGCGATCTTCCTGCGCGCCGCCGAGCTGCTCTCGGCCGGTTGGCGCGACACCCTGAACGCGGCCACCGTGCTCGGCCAGTCCAAGTCCTGCTACCAGGCGGAGATCGACGCGGCCTGCGAGCTGATCGACTTCCTGCGGTTCAACGTGCACTTCGGCGAGCGGCTGCTGACCGAGCAGCCGGAGTCGGCGCCCGGTGTCTGGAACCGCTTCGACCACCGGCCCCTGGAAGGCTTCGTCTACGCGATCACGCCGTTCAACTTCACCGCGATCGCCGGCAACCTGCCCTCCGCCCCGGCCCTGATGGGCAACACGGTGATCTGGAAGCCGTCACCGACCCAGCAGTTCGCCGCGCACTTCACCATGCGGCTGTTCGAGGCGGCCGGCCTGCCGCCCGGTGTGATCAACATGGTGACCGGTGACGGCCTCGCGCTGTCCGAGGTGGCGCTGACCGATCCGGATCTGGCCGGCATCCACTTCACCGGCTCCACCGCGACGTTCCGCAAGTTGTGGCGCACGGTGGGGGAGAACATCGAGCGGTACCGGTCGTACCCGCGGCTGGTCGGCGAGACCGGGGGCAAGGACTTCGTGGTCGCGCACCCGAGCGCGGATCCGGACGCGCTGTTCGCCGCGCTGGTCCGCGGCGCGTACGAGTACCAGGGCCAGAAGTGCTCGGCCGCGTCCCGCGCCTACGTCCCCCGCGGGCTCTGGGAGGCCGGGCTGCGGGACCGGCTCGCCGCCGCCGTCGCCTCGATCCGGTATGGCGACGTCACCGACCTCTCCGTCTTCGGTGGCGCGGTGATCGACGACCGGTCGTTCGCCCGCCTCGCCGCCGCCCTGGACCGGATCAAGAACAGTGCGTCGTGCACCGTGCTGGCCGGTGGCACGGCCGACGACACCGAGGGCTGGTTCGTCGCGCCCACCCTGGTGGAGTGCACCGACCCGACGCACGAGGTGTTCACCACCGAGTACTTCGGTCCGATCCTGGCCGTGCACGTCTATCCGGACGAGGACTTCCGGGCGGTGGTGGAGCAGGCCGACGGCGCCGCGCCGTACGCGCTCACCGGGTCGATCTTCGCGACCGACCGGGAGGTGGTGGCGTGGGCGCAGCGGGCGCTGCGGTTCACCGCCGGCAACTTCTACATCAACGACAAGCCGACCGGGGCGGTGGTGGGGCAGCAACCGTTCGGCGGGGCGCGGGGGAGCGGGACCAACGACAAGGCCGGTTCGATCTTGAATCTGCACCGGTGGGTGTCGCCGCGGACCATCAAGGAGGCTTTCGACGCGCCCGGTGTTTGGGAGTACCCCCACATGGGCTGA
- the ftsX gene encoding permease-like cell division protein FtsX — protein sequence MRVKYVLNEVLVGLWRNVTMSVAMIITMSVSLTMLGASVLMYLQVDRMKDFYYGEIEVSIFLVDNVTDGQKQAIKQKIDESPLVKESAYETKDEALKRFKVLYADSPDFVNAVNVNSLPESYRVKLKNPEDYDQFAKTLEGEQGIQRIIDQRELLQKVFNIFNSVQLMSLVVAAVMAFAALLLVGNTIQVAAYSKRREVAVMKLVGASNWFIQAPFVLEAVVAGLIGALLGFVALFIGKIVLLDNKLQALTAILTPVPSGNVWLMLPLMAGVGALVSAVTAWVTLRFYLKV from the coding sequence ATGCGCGTGAAGTATGTCCTCAACGAGGTCCTGGTGGGCCTGTGGCGAAACGTCACCATGTCGGTCGCCATGATCATCACCATGTCGGTCTCGCTGACCATGCTGGGCGCCAGCGTGCTGATGTACCTGCAGGTCGACCGGATGAAGGACTTCTACTACGGCGAGATCGAGGTTTCGATCTTCCTGGTGGACAACGTCACCGACGGCCAGAAGCAGGCGATCAAGCAGAAGATCGACGAGAGTCCGCTGGTCAAGGAGAGCGCCTACGAGACGAAGGACGAGGCGCTCAAGCGCTTCAAGGTGCTCTACGCCGACTCGCCCGACTTCGTGAACGCCGTCAACGTGAACAGCCTGCCCGAGTCGTACCGGGTGAAGCTGAAGAACCCCGAGGACTACGACCAGTTCGCCAAGACGCTCGAGGGCGAGCAGGGTATTCAGCGGATCATCGACCAGCGCGAGCTCCTGCAGAAGGTGTTCAACATCTTCAACTCGGTCCAGCTGATGTCCCTCGTGGTCGCCGCGGTGATGGCGTTCGCCGCCCTGTTGCTGGTGGGTAACACCATCCAGGTGGCCGCGTACAGCAAGCGCCGGGAAGTCGCCGTGATGAAACTGGTCGGCGCCTCGAACTGGTTCATCCAGGCGCCGTTCGTCCTGGAGGCGGTGGTCGCCGGCCTGATCGGCGCGCTCCTCGGGTTCGTCGCGCTGTTCATCGGCAAGATCGTCCTGCTGGACAACAAGCTGCAAGCCCTGACCGCCATCCTGACACCCGTGCCGAGCGGGAACGTCTGGCTGATGCTGCCCCTGATGGCCGGCGTCGGCGCGCTGGTCAGCGCGGTGACCGCCTGGGTCACCCTCCGGTTCTACCTCAAGGTCTGA
- a CDS encoding helix-turn-helix domain-containing protein, whose translation MEARFLLLSDVAAELNVTDSQVYHMVRSGELPAIKIGGRGQWRVERAKLEEYIQGKYLETAAWVRENPLTERESD comes from the coding sequence GTGGAGGCCCGGTTCCTGTTGCTGTCCGACGTGGCGGCCGAACTGAACGTCACGGACTCGCAGGTCTATCACATGGTGCGCAGCGGCGAGTTGCCGGCGATCAAGATCGGTGGCCGCGGCCAGTGGCGGGTGGAGCGCGCCAAGCTGGAGGAATACATCCAGGGGAAGTACCTGGAGACCGCCGCCTGGGTGCGCGAGAACCCGCTGACCGAGCGCGAGTCCGACTGA
- a CDS encoding SigE family RNA polymerase sigma factor, with translation MPTEAGDMAGDDGADFDAFYTAAVRRVVLYLYAVSGDRAEAQDVAQEAFARAWQHWARVARYDDPEAWVRMVAARLLINRWRGLRRWVAARSRMGPPDEVTGSPSPDRVAVVNALQRLPKPQRQVITLHYLLDMPVRDIAGDLGVPEGTVKVRLSRARTALARLLDDNDQEISDVTSRA, from the coding sequence GTGCCGACGGAAGCGGGGGACATGGCGGGGGACGACGGCGCTGACTTCGATGCCTTCTATACGGCGGCGGTACGTCGTGTGGTGCTCTACCTCTATGCCGTCAGCGGGGATCGGGCGGAGGCGCAGGACGTCGCGCAGGAGGCGTTCGCGCGAGCCTGGCAGCACTGGGCGCGGGTCGCCCGGTACGACGACCCCGAGGCGTGGGTGCGGATGGTCGCGGCGCGGCTGCTGATCAATCGCTGGCGGGGGTTGCGGCGGTGGGTCGCGGCGCGGTCCCGGATGGGGCCGCCCGACGAGGTGACCGGGAGCCCGTCGCCGGACCGGGTGGCGGTGGTCAACGCGCTGCAGCGGCTGCCGAAACCGCAACGGCAGGTCATCACCCTGCACTACCTCCTCGACATGCCGGTCCGCGACATCGCCGGGGACCTCGGCGTCCCGGAGGGGACGGTCAAGGTGCGGCTCTCCCGGGCCCGGACCGCCCTCGCCCGGCTGCTCGACGACAACGACCAGGAGATCAGTGATGTCACGTCCCGTGCCTGA
- a CDS encoding M23 family metallopeptidase: MRYRRPNPLLAAVLCLLTATGLVFPIQDQTRLGYAVSVPRVAAAVHTDRDDAARAAAAVRRAEALLENAGATARAAARRLAVASAALPAAQHRVAVARGVVIATRVEADTARGRATAARQSYQRIAADWAAAQQRVADARDRVAEIARSSYMGGSITRLNLLVSATGPVDLMDRMSLVDQLVQQENADMRRLIAVRREARTAQDLAGAAKRAAEAAEAEAAAKLRAAQAAQVDAVRARRDVYQLVLSRRSALSAANAQRATVLAEYRSALAAERRVRSSMRGWEAHSGYTGRYHGRLLMPVHGWKSSDFGNRYDPYYRVWQLHAGTDFAAGSGTPIRAAAAGRVIQAGWNGGYGNYTCISHGRVMGTGFSTCYGHQSRIYVHVGEYVRQGEVIGRVGSTGASTGAHLHFETRFGGAPRNPLNYLPSCLC; this comes from the coding sequence GTGAGGTACCGTCGCCCGAATCCCCTCCTGGCCGCCGTCCTCTGCCTGCTCACCGCCACCGGCCTGGTCTTTCCCATCCAAGATCAAACCCGCTTGGGGTACGCCGTGAGCGTCCCGCGGGTCGCCGCCGCCGTCCACACCGATCGGGACGATGCCGCCCGGGCGGCCGCGGCGGTCCGTCGCGCCGAGGCCCTCCTGGAGAACGCCGGCGCCACCGCCCGAGCCGCCGCCCGTCGCCTCGCCGTCGCCTCGGCCGCCCTGCCGGCCGCCCAGCACCGGGTGGCCGTCGCCCGCGGCGTGGTCATCGCCACCCGCGTCGAGGCGGACACCGCTCGCGGCCGGGCCACCGCCGCCCGGCAGAGCTACCAGCGGATCGCCGCCGACTGGGCGGCCGCCCAGCAACGGGTGGCCGACGCCCGCGACCGGGTCGCCGAGATCGCCCGCTCCAGCTACATGGGTGGCTCGATCACCCGGCTCAACCTGCTGGTCTCGGCGACCGGCCCGGTCGACCTGATGGACCGGATGAGCCTCGTCGACCAGCTGGTCCAGCAGGAGAACGCCGACATGCGGCGGCTGATCGCCGTCCGCCGCGAGGCCCGCACCGCCCAGGACCTGGCCGGTGCCGCCAAACGGGCCGCCGAGGCGGCCGAGGCCGAGGCGGCCGCCAAGCTGCGCGCCGCACAGGCCGCCCAGGTCGACGCGGTCCGTGCGCGGCGCGACGTCTACCAGCTCGTCCTGTCCCGGCGGTCGGCGCTCAGCGCGGCGAACGCCCAGCGGGCCACCGTCCTGGCGGAGTACCGGTCGGCGCTCGCCGCCGAACGCCGGGTCCGCTCCAGCATGCGCGGCTGGGAGGCCCACTCCGGTTACACCGGCCGGTACCACGGGCGGCTGCTGATGCCGGTGCATGGCTGGAAGAGCAGCGATTTCGGCAACCGCTACGACCCGTACTACCGGGTCTGGCAGCTGCACGCCGGCACCGACTTCGCCGCCGGTTCGGGCACCCCGATCCGGGCCGCGGCGGCCGGCCGGGTGATCCAGGCCGGCTGGAACGGCGGATACGGCAACTACACCTGCATCAGCCACGGCCGGGTCATGGGTACCGGGTTCTCCACCTGTTACGGCCACCAATCGCGGATCTACGTGCACGTCGGCGAGTACGTCAGGCAGGGCGAGGTGATCGGGCGGGTCGGTTCCACCGGCGCGTCCACCGGCGCGCACCTGCACTTCGAGACCAGGTTCGGCGGAGCGCCCCGGAATCCGCTGAACTACCTGCCGTCCTGCCTTTGTTAG
- a CDS encoding type II toxin-antitoxin system HicB family antitoxin, translated as MTRTLTAAVHQEDDWFVARCLELDVASQGETLDDALANLREAVELYLEQVSPPQIEATPFVTAFQIASAA; from the coding sequence ATGACTCGAACGCTGACCGCCGCGGTTCACCAGGAGGACGACTGGTTCGTCGCTCGGTGCCTTGAGCTCGACGTGGCTAGCCAGGGCGAGACCCTGGATGACGCTCTCGCGAATCTCCGCGAAGCGGTGGAACTTTACCTGGAACAGGTTTCTCCGCCCCAGATCGAGGCGACGCCGTTCGTAACCGCGTTCCAGATCGCCTCGGCCGCATGA
- the ftsE gene encoding cell division ATP-binding protein FtsE — protein sequence MIQLENVTKTYPKASRPSLDNVSVGIEKGEFVFFIGPSGSGKSTIIKLLLKEVQATRGKVVVNAKDVTTLRSWKIPQFRRSIGCVFQDFRLLPNRTAYENVAFALEVIGKTKAVARRVVPEVLELVGLGGKEHRYPHELSGGEQQRVAVARAFVNRPLILLADEPTGNLDPDTSIEIMRLLDRINRTGTTVVMVTHDSNIVNQMRRRVIEIESGRIVRDQARGVYG from the coding sequence GTGATTCAGCTCGAGAACGTGACGAAGACGTATCCGAAGGCGTCTCGGCCGTCGTTGGACAATGTCAGCGTCGGGATCGAGAAGGGTGAGTTCGTCTTCTTCATCGGCCCCTCCGGTTCTGGCAAGTCGACGATCATCAAGCTGCTGCTGAAGGAGGTCCAGGCGACCCGCGGCAAGGTGGTGGTGAACGCCAAGGACGTCACCACGCTGCGCTCCTGGAAGATCCCGCAGTTCCGCCGCTCGATCGGCTGCGTCTTCCAGGACTTCCGGTTGCTGCCCAACCGCACCGCGTACGAAAATGTCGCGTTTGCCCTTGAGGTGATCGGTAAGACCAAGGCCGTCGCCCGGCGCGTCGTTCCCGAGGTGCTCGAGCTGGTCGGCCTCGGCGGCAAGGAGCACCGCTACCCGCACGAGCTCTCCGGTGGTGAGCAGCAGCGTGTCGCGGTGGCCCGGGCCTTCGTGAACCGCCCGCTGATCCTGCTCGCCGACGAGCCCACCGGTAACCTCGACCCGGACACCTCGATCGAGATCATGCGGCTGCTGGACCGGATCAACCGGACCGGCACGACCGTCGTGATGGTCACGCACGACTCCAACATCGTCAACCAGATGCGCCGCCGGGTCATCGAGATCGAGAGCGGGCGGATCGTCCGTGACCAGGCGCGCGGTGTTTACGGCTGA
- a CDS encoding DUF6912 family protein, whose product MAKLEENVPITELVRVYMPATLPMLAALRADGRLGDAAMEAHAVTPALREWYAEGDEEELEYVAFTRAAQGALQLLRHDSSAPRRRVVVSADVPADTLVREDVELGSSTVRLPEPVRIAQVASIHVDGAEAMEAVAAAAEVVEEALAGDPDAQFTVDGAEDHELEWYAVSELDELI is encoded by the coding sequence ATGGCGAAGCTGGAGGAGAACGTGCCGATCACCGAGCTGGTCCGGGTCTACATGCCGGCCACCCTGCCGATGCTGGCGGCCCTGCGGGCGGACGGCCGGCTCGGCGACGCGGCGATGGAGGCGCACGCGGTGACCCCCGCGCTGCGCGAGTGGTACGCCGAGGGCGACGAGGAGGAGCTGGAGTACGTCGCCTTCACCCGGGCCGCGCAGGGCGCCCTGCAGTTGCTCCGGCACGACAGCTCGGCGCCCCGCCGCCGGGTGGTGGTCTCCGCCGACGTGCCGGCGGACACGCTGGTCCGGGAGGACGTCGAGCTCGGCTCGAGCACCGTGCGGCTGCCCGAGCCGGTGCGGATCGCCCAGGTGGCGAGCATCCACGTGGACGGCGCCGAGGCGATGGAGGCGGTGGCGGCGGCCGCCGAGGTGGTCGAGGAGGCGCTCGCGGGTGACCCGGACGCGCAGTTCACCGTCGACGGCGCCGAGGACCACGAACTGGAGTGGTACGCGGTCTCCGAGCTGGACGAGCTGATCTAG
- the smpB gene encoding SsrA-binding protein SmpB: MPREQGRKLVASNRKAYHDYAILDTYEAGMVLTGTEVKSLRAGRSSLVDAFGHENQGEIFLHGMHIPEYTQGTWTNHEPRRVRKLLLKRDEIHKIMGKLRDDGVTLVPLSVYFQNGYAKVELGVAKGKKSYDKRQDMAERDAKREINRAMGRRAKGMS; encoded by the coding sequence ATGCCACGCGAACAGGGGCGCAAGCTCGTCGCCTCCAACCGCAAGGCGTACCACGACTACGCCATCCTCGACACCTACGAGGCGGGCATGGTGCTGACCGGCACCGAGGTGAAATCGCTGCGCGCCGGGCGCTCCTCGCTGGTCGACGCGTTCGGCCACGAGAACCAGGGCGAGATCTTCCTGCACGGCATGCACATCCCGGAGTACACCCAGGGCACCTGGACCAACCACGAGCCCCGCCGGGTCCGCAAGCTGCTGCTGAAGCGCGACGAGATCCACAAGATCATGGGCAAGCTCCGGGACGACGGCGTCACGCTGGTCCCGCTCTCGGTCTACTTCCAGAACGGGTACGCGAAGGTCGAGCTCGGCGTCGCCAAGGGCAAGAAGAGTTACGACAAGCGCCAGGACATGGCGGAACGGGACGCCAAGCGCGAGATCAACCGCGCCATGGGCCGCCGTGCCAAGGGCATGAGCTGA
- the prfB gene encoding peptide chain release factor 2, with the protein MTAADFPEQLKALDATLRNIENVLDVDRLRRDKAELEEQASAPDLWDDQSRAQEVNSRLSYISGEISKLERLRSRLDDAGLLLEMARDEGDEGSVAEVGEEITTLSKAIEEMEVRTLLSGEYDSREALVAIRAGAGGVDAADFAEMLMRMYLRWAERHGYPTEVYDTSYAEEAGLKSATFSVKVPYAYGTLSVESGTHRLVRISPFDNQGRRQTSFAGVEVMPVVEQTDHIDIPENEIRVDVYRSSGPGGQSVNTTDSAVRLTHIPTNIVVTCQNEKSQLQNKASAMRVLQARLLERKRQEEEAKMAGLKQDTTGSWGDQMRSYVLHPYQMVKDLRTEYETGNPSSVFDGDVDGFIQAGIRWRKQNEAAA; encoded by the coding sequence GTGACCGCTGCCGACTTCCCTGAGCAACTCAAAGCGCTCGACGCCACCCTCCGCAACATCGAGAACGTCCTGGACGTCGACCGGCTGCGCCGTGACAAGGCGGAGCTCGAGGAGCAGGCTTCCGCGCCCGACCTCTGGGACGACCAGTCCCGGGCGCAGGAGGTCAACAGTCGCCTGTCGTACATCTCCGGCGAGATCTCCAAGCTGGAGCGGCTGCGCAGCCGGCTCGACGACGCCGGTCTGCTGTTGGAGATGGCCCGGGACGAGGGTGACGAGGGCTCGGTCGCCGAGGTGGGCGAGGAGATCACCACGCTGTCCAAGGCGATCGAGGAGATGGAGGTCCGCACCCTCCTCTCCGGGGAGTACGACTCCCGCGAGGCCCTCGTCGCGATCCGGGCCGGGGCCGGCGGGGTGGACGCGGCCGACTTCGCCGAGATGCTGATGCGGATGTACCTGCGCTGGGCGGAGCGGCACGGTTACCCGACCGAGGTCTACGACACGTCGTACGCGGAGGAGGCCGGCCTCAAGTCGGCCACCTTCAGCGTGAAGGTGCCCTACGCGTACGGCACGCTGAGCGTCGAGTCGGGCACCCACCGGCTGGTCCGGATCAGCCCGTTCGACAACCAGGGCCGCCGGCAGACCAGCTTCGCCGGTGTCGAGGTGATGCCGGTGGTGGAGCAGACCGACCACATCGACATCCCGGAGAACGAGATCCGCGTCGACGTGTACCGGTCGTCCGGCCCGGGCGGGCAGAGCGTCAACACCACCGACTCGGCGGTCCGGCTCACCCACATCCCGACCAACATCGTGGTGACGTGTCAGAACGAGAAGTCCCAGCTGCAGAACAAGGCGTCCGCGATGCGCGTTCTGCAGGCCCGTCTGCTGGAGCGCAAGCGCCAGGAGGAGGAGGCCAAGATGGCCGGGCTGAAGCAGGACACCACCGGATCGTGGGGGGACCAGATGCGTTCGTACGTGCTGCACCCCTACCAGATGGTGAAGGATTTGCGCACTGAGTACGAGACCGGCAACCCGTCGTCGGTCTTCGACGGCGATGTGGACGGCTTCATCCAGGCCGGCATCCGCTGGCGCAAGCAGAACGAGGCTGCCGCCTAG
- a CDS encoding cellulose binding domain-containing protein has product MSKHRDRQFFIARSVFGLAAAFLVGLVVWIAVRAGGPAEADDTPVIVQPSADLRAAESTTAPLLSAPPSAATPARHASPSASVSPSVSPSASASPSASPSKSSASPSPSKSPKPSPSKTTVSPPAPQDLSATYSTVSSWDRAFVASVQITNRGSQAHDLSLTLTYPAGVSLGGTWNARGSSSGSTITLGGVSVPPGRTITVGFQSSKTTTSKITPTGCTVVGGSCSVS; this is encoded by the coding sequence TTGTCCAAGCACAGAGACCGCCAGTTCTTCATCGCCCGCTCGGTGTTCGGCCTGGCCGCCGCCTTCCTGGTCGGCCTGGTGGTATGGATCGCGGTGCGGGCCGGTGGCCCGGCCGAGGCCGATGACACCCCGGTGATCGTCCAGCCCTCGGCCGACCTGCGGGCCGCCGAGTCGACGACCGCGCCGCTGCTCTCCGCGCCGCCGTCGGCCGCCACGCCGGCGCGCCACGCATCGCCGTCCGCCTCGGTGTCCCCGTCGGTCTCGCCGTCCGCCTCCGCGTCGCCGTCCGCCTCGCCGTCGAAGAGCTCCGCGTCACCGAGCCCGTCCAAGAGCCCGAAGCCGTCGCCGTCGAAGACCACCGTCTCGCCGCCGGCCCCGCAGGACCTGAGCGCGACGTACTCCACGGTCAGCTCCTGGGACCGGGCGTTCGTCGCCAGCGTGCAGATCACCAACCGGGGATCCCAGGCACACGACCTCTCGCTGACCCTTACCTACCCGGCCGGCGTCAGCCTCGGCGGCACCTGGAACGCCCGGGGCAGCAGCAGCGGCAGCACGATCACCCTCGGCGGCGTGTCGGTCCCGCCCGGCCGCACCATCACCGTCGGATTCCAGAGCTCCAAGACGACGACCAGCAAGATCACGCCGACCGGGTGCACGGTTGTCGGCGGGAGTTGTTCGGTGAGCTAA
- a CDS encoding HEAT repeat domain-containing protein: MRTIEDLTVPELIERLAAEDTDTVVEAADEIGRRRATEAAPRLLELLRLTPEATIRNATALALSDMEMPEAFDSIAELLRDPSTEGHRGTLLYALDPYDCLPILELLIDLALTGGYEVRMSALGLISGIEGDIDEEIWDRVRARLEAAAATAGKERRTEVIDPLLEMFS; encoded by the coding sequence ATGAGGACGATCGAGGATCTGACGGTTCCCGAGCTGATCGAGCGGCTGGCCGCTGAGGACACGGACACCGTCGTGGAGGCCGCCGACGAGATCGGCCGCAGGCGCGCCACCGAAGCCGCGCCCCGCCTGCTGGAGCTGCTCCGGCTCACGCCGGAGGCGACGATTCGCAACGCCACCGCGCTGGCACTCTCCGACATGGAGATGCCTGAGGCGTTCGACTCCATCGCCGAACTGCTGCGCGACCCGAGCACCGAGGGACACCGGGGAACCCTGCTCTACGCCCTCGACCCCTACGACTGCCTGCCGATCCTGGAGCTGCTCATCGATCTGGCCTTGACCGGCGGATACGAGGTCCGAATGTCCGCGCTGGGTCTGATCAGCGGCATCGAGGGCGACATCGACGAGGAGATCTGGGACCGGGTGCGGGCGCGTTTGGAGGCCGCGGCCGCCACCGCGGGCAAGGAGCGGCGGACCGAGGTGATCGACCCGCTGCTGGAGATGTTCAGCTGA